From a region of the Pseudoxanthomonas sp. X-1 genome:
- a CDS encoding PepSY domain-containing protein, with product MATVAAAPLHAPIAGTLYRAIWRWHFYAGLLVLPLLAWLALTGAGFVYHKPLDRLVHHHLLVVAPAAPGERVATPQRIVQAALAAQPGQVFRYTTPASADASAEVGIATAGGARRVVYVDPVHARVLGSLADRGTFGWTLRRLHSLDLLGGRASALVELAAGWAIVLVVTGVYLWWPRRIVRIPSKRPALPEHGRKLGGVLTVRGRPSQRLFWRDLHAVVGICAGAAVLFLALSGMPWSWLWGAQVNKLVNGHNFGYPAGLRVQLPMSQARVADSADQAWSLQQARVPQSAAHAAMADMPGMEHAGHGAGHASAAQPGAIGLDRAVAAFDARGIGAGYSVSMPQGARGVYTASLYNGVLDQQRVIHLDQYSGRTLLDMRYADYGPVAKALEWGINVHMGDEFGNANRVLLVLACACTLALCLSATVMWWKRRPRGGLGVPPLPARPRTLKVVAGMLAVGGVLFPLVGVSWLVMLAVDLGWVQPRQRLRRA from the coding sequence ATGGCCACCGTGGCAGCTGCGCCGTTGCACGCACCGATAGCCGGCACCCTCTATCGCGCCATCTGGCGGTGGCACTTCTACGCCGGCCTGCTGGTGCTGCCGCTGCTGGCCTGGCTGGCGCTGACCGGAGCGGGCTTTGTCTACCACAAGCCGCTGGACCGGCTGGTGCATCACCACCTGCTGGTGGTCGCGCCGGCGGCGCCCGGCGAGCGGGTGGCCACGCCGCAGCGCATCGTGCAGGCCGCCCTGGCCGCGCAGCCGGGTCAGGTGTTCCGCTACACCACGCCGGCCAGCGCCGATGCCTCGGCGGAGGTCGGCATCGCGACCGCCGGCGGCGCGCGTCGGGTGGTGTACGTCGATCCGGTGCACGCGCGCGTGCTGGGCAGCCTGGCCGATCGCGGCACCTTCGGCTGGACGCTGCGCCGCCTGCACAGCCTGGACCTGCTCGGCGGCCGGGCGAGCGCGCTGGTGGAACTGGCCGCGGGCTGGGCCATCGTGCTGGTGGTGACCGGCGTCTACCTGTGGTGGCCGCGCCGCATCGTGCGCATCCCCAGCAAGCGTCCGGCCCTCCCTGAGCACGGACGCAAGCTGGGCGGCGTGCTCACGGTGCGTGGCAGGCCGTCGCAGCGCCTGTTCTGGCGCGACCTTCATGCGGTGGTCGGCATATGCGCGGGGGCGGCGGTGCTGTTCCTGGCCCTGTCGGGCATGCCCTGGTCATGGCTATGGGGCGCGCAGGTCAACAAGCTGGTCAACGGCCACAACTTCGGCTATCCGGCCGGCCTACGCGTGCAGTTGCCCATGTCGCAGGCGCGCGTGGCCGACAGCGCCGACCAAGCCTGGTCGCTGCAGCAGGCGCGCGTGCCGCAGTCGGCCGCCCACGCGGCCATGGCCGACATGCCCGGCATGGAGCACGCCGGGCATGGTGCCGGCCACGCCAGCGCGGCGCAGCCGGGCGCGATCGGGCTGGATCGCGCCGTGGCGGCGTTCGACGCGCGCGGGATCGGCGCCGGCTACAGCGTGTCGATGCCGCAGGGTGCGCGCGGGGTCTACACCGCCTCGCTCTACAACGGCGTGCTGGACCAGCAGCGGGTGATTCACCTGGACCAGTACAGCGGCCGGACGCTGCTGGACATGCGCTACGCCGACTACGGCCCGGTGGCCAAGGCGCTGGAGTGGGGCATCAACGTGCACATGGGCGACGAGTTCGGCAATGCCAATCGGGTGCTGCTGGTGCTGGCCTGCGCCTGCACGCTGGCGCTGTGCCTCAGCGCCACGGTGATGTGGTGGAAGCGGCGTCCGCGCGGCGGGCTGGGCGTGCCGCCGCTGCCGGCGCGGCCGCGGACGCTGAAGGTCGTGGCGGGCATGCTGGCGGTGGGCGGGGTGCTGTTCCCGCTGGTGGGCGTCTCGTGGCTGGTGATGCTCGCGGTGGACCTGGGCTGGGTGCAGCCTCGCCAGCGGCTGCGGCGCGCATGA
- a CDS encoding TonB-dependent receptor codes for MKCFPSRLSTTVGLALSACALSAPPAAAQAARPDDADAVLTLGKVEAHARQRGALPARKVLSSVDVIGADQVQDQHVDNSWELFAKVPGMQLTPFRMGTEAGRFSFRGFNGEGRINAVKLLIDGIPSNDNAGAMPYLDSVMSGDIAAIDVVRGTNDARYGLNAIAGDVNLVTRVGGDEGHLSVTAGSFGTREVQLSKGFETGPWTQNYFLGWRDSEGYRDHARAVKRNFAGKWGFNAPEGDWSALLTTRYYHNHAQEPGYFPTYLQARVAPRDAVAYAAADAGERQTTQTALHLDGLIGSDWTWSGKAYVNRYTNARYVRFSQAGSQQERDNDETQRGAIATATWTPGRVLAVETGVDAQWQDNTARRWRTAARQRLARTRDWDYTLRTHGAYVQAVLQPLAGLKLVPAYRIDRVDGHLDDRLTGRRYDAYGYGTIRQPKVSASYALGDAWTAYANWGRSFQIGAGDGAYRTTVHDLGPSLNTGWEAGLKFVPLAWLSGRVAYWEQRADGEVATVLGAIGTGSDVVNVGRTFRHGWDAQVNLRPDARWNAWLAYSRQRATVARAAPDVLQTEGRDIENVPHWLASAGVDWQVGERLRLSAWGNGQGDYHLERTNTLGRYGGYALANLGASWTLDARNAFSLQLKNLTDRFYVYAWYDGGVYGFSPGDGRGLYASWNWSF; via the coding sequence ATGAAATGTTTTCCCTCGCGTCTTTCCACGACGGTCGGCCTGGCCCTGTCGGCCTGCGCGCTGTCCGCGCCGCCCGCCGCCGCGCAGGCGGCCCGCCCCGATGACGCCGACGCCGTGCTGACCCTGGGCAAGGTCGAGGCCCATGCACGGCAGCGCGGTGCCTTGCCCGCGCGCAAGGTGCTCAGTTCGGTCGATGTGATCGGCGCCGATCAGGTCCAGGACCAGCACGTGGACAACAGCTGGGAGCTGTTCGCCAAGGTGCCGGGCATGCAGCTGACGCCGTTCCGCATGGGCACCGAGGCCGGCCGGTTCTCCTTCCGCGGGTTCAACGGCGAAGGGCGCATCAACGCGGTCAAGCTGCTGATCGACGGCATCCCCAGCAACGACAACGCCGGCGCCATGCCTTACCTGGACTCGGTGATGTCGGGGGACATCGCCGCCATCGACGTCGTGCGCGGCACCAACGATGCGCGCTACGGACTCAACGCCATCGCCGGCGACGTGAACCTGGTCACGCGCGTGGGCGGCGACGAGGGGCATCTGAGCGTCACCGCCGGCAGCTTCGGCACGCGCGAGGTGCAGCTGTCCAAGGGCTTCGAGACCGGGCCGTGGACGCAGAACTACTTCCTCGGCTGGCGCGATTCGGAGGGGTATCGCGACCATGCCAGGGCCGTCAAACGCAACTTCGCCGGCAAGTGGGGCTTCAACGCGCCCGAGGGCGACTGGAGCGCGCTGCTCACCACGCGCTACTACCACAACCATGCGCAGGAGCCCGGCTACTTCCCCACCTATCTGCAGGCGCGTGTGGCGCCGCGCGATGCGGTGGCCTATGCGGCGGCCGATGCCGGCGAGCGCCAGACCACGCAGACCGCGCTGCATCTGGATGGCCTGATCGGCAGCGACTGGACCTGGAGCGGCAAGGCCTACGTCAACCGCTACACCAATGCGCGCTACGTGCGCTTCTCCCAGGCCGGCAGCCAGCAGGAGCGCGACAACGACGAGACCCAGCGCGGCGCTATCGCCACGGCCACCTGGACGCCGGGCCGCGTGCTGGCCGTGGAGACCGGCGTGGACGCGCAATGGCAGGACAACACCGCGCGGCGCTGGCGCACCGCCGCGCGTCAGCGCCTGGCGCGCACGCGCGACTGGGACTACACGCTGCGAACCCACGGCGCCTACGTGCAGGCCGTCCTGCAGCCGCTGGCGGGCTTGAAGCTGGTGCCGGCCTATCGCATCGACCGGGTCGATGGCCACCTGGACGATCGCCTCACCGGGCGACGCTACGACGCCTATGGCTACGGCACGATCCGCCAGCCCAAGGTCAGCGCGTCCTACGCGCTCGGCGATGCCTGGACCGCCTACGCCAACTGGGGGCGCAGCTTCCAGATCGGCGCCGGCGATGGCGCCTACCGCACCACGGTCCACGACCTGGGCCCGTCCCTCAACACCGGCTGGGAAGCGGGGCTGAAGTTCGTGCCGCTCGCATGGCTGAGCGGACGCGTGGCGTACTGGGAGCAGCGCGCCGACGGCGAGGTCGCCACGGTGCTGGGCGCGATCGGGACCGGCAGCGACGTGGTCAATGTCGGGCGCACCTTCCGCCACGGCTGGGACGCGCAGGTGAACCTGCGGCCGGACGCGCGCTGGAACGCATGGCTGGCCTACTCGCGGCAGAGGGCGACGGTGGCGCGTGCCGCCCCCGACGTGCTGCAGACCGAGGGACGCGACATCGAGAACGTGCCGCACTGGCTGGCCTCGGCCGGTGTGGACTGGCAGGTCGGGGAGCGGCTCAGGCTCAGCGCCTGGGGTAACGGCCAGGGCGATTACCATCTCGAACGCACCAACACGCTGGGTCGCTACGGCGGCTATGCCCTGGCCAACCTCGGCGCCAGCTGGACGCTGGATGCGCGCAACGCGTTTTCGCTGCAGCTGAAGAACCTCACCGATCGCTTCTACGTCTACGCCTGGTACGACGGCGGCGTGTACGGCTTCTCGCCCGGCGACGGGCGCGGGCTGTACGCCAGCTGGAACTGGAGCTTCTGA
- a CDS encoding copper chaperone PCu(A)C, which translates to MGKTIITAAMLLLATLAQAAGSSSTIQVREAWTRATPPQAPSAAGYLTLVNAGAEADRLLLVSSPMAARVEIHESRMDGGVMRMRRLDGLDLPAGATVALAPSGAHLMLIGPRQPLLAGQAIEVVLRFARAPAQTVRLQVRPIDATAPAADMHGMHM; encoded by the coding sequence ATGGGCAAGACCATCATCACCGCGGCGATGCTGCTGCTGGCCACGCTGGCGCAGGCGGCCGGTTCGAGCTCGACCATCCAGGTGCGGGAGGCGTGGACGCGGGCCACGCCGCCGCAGGCGCCCAGCGCCGCCGGTTACCTGACCCTGGTCAACGCGGGCGCCGAGGCCGACCGGCTGCTGTTGGTGAGTTCGCCGATGGCGGCGCGGGTGGAGATCCACGAGAGCCGCATGGACGGCGGCGTGATGCGCATGCGCCGGCTCGACGGGCTGGACCTGCCGGCGGGCGCGACGGTGGCGCTGGCGCCCTCGGGCGCGCACCTGATGCTGATCGGTCCGCGCCAGCCGCTGCTCGCCGGACAGGCGATCGAGGTGGTCCTGCGCTTCGCCCGCGCGCCGGCGCAGACGGTGCGGCTGCAGGTGCGGCCGATCGATGCGACGGCCCCGGCGGCGGACATGCACGGCATGCATATGTGA
- a CDS encoding APC family permease, producing the protein MTDVASDSHDQALARLGYRPELRRRLGLDDLLVYGLVCMVPTAPFAIFGGVFDVSHGMVPLVYLVGFGAMLFTALSYQQMAQAFPVAGSVYAYVGRGLHESAGFLAGWAILLDYLLVPTLLYVIGANAMASVFPGLPQQAWIVFFVVLNTAVNLRRVETTARANLVFLGVQLVVLAVFAVLAALAIQRGAYGAHWSLRPLYDPAAFSLPMLFGALSMAVLSFLGFDAISTLTEESRGGARAVGRATVVSLAMVAALFVLQTWLAALLLPELRRFPDEAASNNAFFEVGRRVAGPWMQIVIALTVAVGAALANALVSQAATSRLLFAMARDGQLPRFLRKVHAGSGVPRRAILLVAGLSLVLGLLFLGKIALLATVCNFGALTAFALLHVAVAWHFRRSGRWLMHGVVPLVGGLILLYVLYNADRLAQIGGLAWLAAGVVVALVLRRRGRSLQLALDRTSPPGS; encoded by the coding sequence ATGACCGACGTCGCCTCCGATTCCCACGACCAGGCCCTGGCCCGCCTGGGCTACCGGCCCGAGCTGCGCCGCAGGCTCGGCCTGGACGATCTGCTGGTCTACGGCCTGGTGTGCATGGTGCCGACCGCGCCGTTCGCCATCTTCGGCGGGGTGTTCGACGTCAGCCACGGCATGGTGCCGCTGGTCTACCTGGTGGGCTTCGGCGCGATGCTGTTCACCGCGCTGAGCTACCAGCAGATGGCGCAGGCCTTTCCGGTCGCCGGGTCGGTCTACGCCTACGTGGGGCGCGGCCTGCATGAGAGCGCCGGGTTCCTGGCCGGCTGGGCGATCCTGCTGGACTATCTGCTCGTCCCCACCCTGCTCTACGTGATCGGCGCCAACGCCATGGCCAGCGTGTTTCCCGGCCTCCCGCAGCAGGCCTGGATCGTGTTCTTCGTCGTGCTCAACACGGCGGTGAACCTGCGCCGCGTGGAGACCACGGCGCGCGCCAACCTGGTGTTCCTGGGCGTGCAGCTGGTGGTGCTGGCGGTGTTCGCCGTGCTGGCGGCGCTGGCGATCCAGCGCGGCGCCTACGGGGCGCACTGGAGCCTGCGCCCGCTGTACGACCCGGCCGCGTTCTCGCTGCCGATGCTGTTCGGCGCGCTGTCGATGGCGGTGCTGTCCTTCCTCGGCTTCGATGCGATCTCCACGCTGACCGAGGAGAGCCGCGGCGGCGCGCGCGCGGTCGGCCGCGCCACCGTGGTGTCGCTGGCGATGGTGGCGGCGCTGTTCGTGCTGCAGACCTGGCTGGCGGCGCTGCTGCTGCCCGAGCTGCGCCGCTTCCCCGACGAAGCGGCGTCCAACAACGCCTTCTTCGAGGTCGGCCGGCGCGTGGCCGGGCCGTGGATGCAGATCGTGATCGCGCTGACCGTGGCCGTCGGCGCGGCGCTGGCCAACGCGCTGGTGTCGCAGGCGGCGACCTCGCGACTGCTGTTCGCGATGGCGCGCGACGGCCAGCTGCCGCGCTTCCTGCGCAAGGTGCATGCAGGCAGCGGCGTGCCGCGCCGGGCGATCCTGCTGGTGGCGGGCCTGAGCCTGGTGCTGGGGCTGCTGTTCCTGGGCAAGATCGCGCTGCTGGCCACGGTGTGCAACTTCGGTGCGTTGACGGCCTTCGCGCTGCTGCACGTGGCGGTGGCCTGGCATTTCCGCCGGTCCGGACGCTGGCTGATGCATGGGGTGGTGCCGCTGGTTGGCGGGCTGATCCTGCTGTACGTGCTCTACAACGCCGACCGCCTGGCGCAGATCGGTGGCCTGGCCTGGCTGGCGGCCGGGGTGGTGGTGGCGCTGGTGCTGCGCCGGCGCGGGCGTTCGCTGCAGTTGGCCTTGGACCGGACTTCGCCGCCCGGGTCCTGA
- a CDS encoding AMP-binding protein, with amino-acid sequence MDRPIRDYFEHVRTLDFVPTPGPRNAWQTCVGAHLGAQREALCWVDTERVVRRYTFEQLDAWSAQFAQWLRAHGTGPGQVVAGLLPRRLELLIVVLGTWRAGAVYQPLFTAFGPKALEHRLAASGARLVVCSAEQRPKLDEVTDAPPILTLGSGDDEDFWAALEGQPQAFAPVPRRREDPCMIMFTSGTTGAAKALRVPLHALDAIATYMRDAVDLRPDDVLWNIADPGWAYGLYYGIAGPLALGHSVTFHEGPFTVDSCYRTLAELGVTNLMGAPTAYRMLMAAGDAAAAPVKGRLRVVSSAGEPLNPEVIRWFDQALGTVIHDHYGQTETGMTLCNHHALAHPVQPGSAGFPLPGYRLEVLDEHGQPQPVGVPGMLAVHVEDSPALFFRGYENAETQPFKDGWYLTGDTVERNADGSIAFVGRSDDVITSSGYRIGPFDVESCLLEHPDVVEAAAVGKPDPERFERVKAYVVLRAGAAGDDALAASLAQHVKTRLSAHAYPREIAFVADLPKTPSGKIQRFLLRNQARAEAEAASSA; translated from the coding sequence ATGGACCGCCCGATCCGCGACTACTTCGAACACGTCCGCACGCTCGACTTCGTGCCGACGCCGGGGCCGCGCAACGCCTGGCAGACCTGCGTCGGCGCGCACCTGGGCGCGCAGCGCGAGGCGCTGTGCTGGGTGGACACCGAGCGCGTGGTACGGCGCTATACCTTCGAACAGCTCGACGCCTGGTCGGCGCAGTTCGCCCAATGGCTGCGCGCGCACGGAACCGGACCGGGACAGGTGGTGGCCGGGCTGCTGCCGCGGCGGCTGGAGCTGCTGATCGTCGTGCTGGGCACCTGGCGCGCCGGCGCGGTCTACCAGCCGCTGTTCACGGCGTTCGGGCCCAAGGCGCTGGAACACCGGCTGGCGGCCAGCGGCGCTCGGCTGGTGGTGTGCTCGGCCGAGCAGCGCCCCAAGCTGGATGAGGTGACCGACGCGCCACCCATCCTGACGCTGGGCAGCGGCGACGACGAAGACTTCTGGGCCGCACTGGAAGGCCAGCCGCAGGCCTTCGCCCCCGTCCCGCGCCGGCGCGAGGACCCGTGCATGATCATGTTCACCTCGGGCACCACCGGTGCGGCCAAGGCGCTGCGCGTGCCGCTGCACGCACTCGATGCCATCGCCACCTACATGCGCGACGCGGTGGACCTGCGGCCCGATGACGTGCTGTGGAACATCGCCGACCCCGGCTGGGCCTACGGGCTGTACTACGGCATCGCCGGGCCGCTGGCGCTGGGCCATTCGGTGACCTTCCACGAGGGCCCGTTCACCGTGGACAGCTGCTACCGCACCCTCGCCGAGCTGGGCGTGACCAACCTGATGGGCGCGCCCACCGCCTATCGCATGCTGATGGCGGCCGGCGATGCCGCCGCCGCGCCGGTCAAGGGCCGGCTGCGCGTGGTCAGCAGTGCCGGCGAGCCGCTCAATCCCGAGGTGATCCGCTGGTTCGACCAGGCGCTGGGCACGGTCATCCACGATCACTACGGTCAGACCGAGACCGGCATGACCCTGTGCAACCACCACGCGCTGGCCCATCCGGTGCAGCCGGGCAGCGCCGGTTTTCCGTTGCCCGGCTATCGCCTGGAGGTGCTGGACGAGCACGGCCAGCCGCAGCCGGTCGGCGTGCCGGGGATGCTGGCGGTGCACGTCGAGGACTCGCCGGCGCTGTTCTTCCGCGGCTACGAGAACGCCGAGACGCAGCCGTTCAAGGACGGCTGGTACCTCACCGGCGACACGGTCGAGCGCAACGCCGATGGCTCCATCGCCTTCGTCGGCCGCAGCGACGATGTGATCACCTCCAGCGGCTACCGGATCGGGCCGTTCGACGTGGAGAGCTGTCTGCTCGAGCATCCCGACGTGGTCGAGGCCGCGGCGGTGGGCAAACCGGATCCGGAGCGCTTCGAACGGGTCAAGGCCTACGTGGTGCTGCGCGCGGGCGCCGCCGGCGACGACGCGCTGGCCGCCTCGCTGGCCCAGCACGTCAAGACGCGGCTGTCGGCGCACGCCTACCCGCGCGAGATCGCCTTCGTCGCCGACCTGCCGAAGACGCCCAGCGGCAAGATCCAGCGCTTCCTGCTGCGCAACCAGGCGCGGGCGGAAGCCGAGGCGGCGTCATCGGCGTGA
- a CDS encoding phosphoadenylyl-sulfate reductase produces the protein MTALPANDDPHLDSGSPAIDLDAANAALEAMDAPARVAWALAHGPAQAALSSSFGAQSAVALHLLTQQLPDIPVILVDTGYLFPETYRFADALIERLKLNIQIFRPLVSRAWMEARHGRLWEQGVVGIEQYNNLRKVEPMRRALDELDVGTWFTGLRRQQSTSRAATPIVQLRGARWKVSPIADWTDRDVWQYMKQHDLPYHPLWEEGYVSIGDFHTTRRWEPGMREEDTRFFGLKRECGIHEDI, from the coding sequence ATGACCGCCCTGCCCGCCAACGACGATCCGCACCTGGACTCCGGTTCGCCCGCCATCGACCTGGACGCGGCCAACGCCGCACTCGAGGCGATGGACGCGCCGGCGCGCGTGGCCTGGGCGCTGGCCCATGGCCCAGCGCAGGCAGCGCTGTCCTCCAGCTTCGGCGCGCAGTCGGCCGTGGCCCTGCACCTGCTGACCCAGCAGCTGCCGGACATCCCGGTGATCCTGGTGGACACCGGGTATCTGTTCCCGGAGACCTACCGCTTCGCCGATGCGCTGATCGAGCGGCTCAAGCTCAACATCCAGATCTTCCGCCCGCTGGTCAGCCGCGCCTGGATGGAGGCGCGCCACGGCCGCCTGTGGGAACAGGGCGTGGTCGGTATCGAGCAGTACAACAACCTGCGCAAGGTCGAGCCGATGCGCCGGGCGCTGGACGAGCTGGACGTGGGCACCTGGTTCACCGGCCTGCGCCGCCAGCAGTCGACCAGCCGCGCCGCCACGCCGATCGTGCAGCTGCGCGGTGCGCGCTGGAAGGTCAGCCCGATCGCCGACTGGACCGACCGCGACGTGTGGCAGTACATGAAGCAGCACGACCTGCCCTATCACCCGCTGTGGGAAGAGGGCTACGTGTCCATCGGCGACTTCCACACCACCCGCCGCTGGGAACCCGGCATGCGCGAGGAAGACACCCGCTTCTTCGGCCTCAAGCGCGAGTGCGGGATCCACGAGGACATCTGA